A region of Paramormyrops kingsleyae isolate MSU_618 chromosome 17, PKINGS_0.4, whole genome shotgun sequence DNA encodes the following proteins:
- the sarm1 gene encoding NAD(+) hydrolase SARM1: MLLSLVVHLRELYSYFAMFSCHRVTEYLHWLRPGGTGSGSKTPSGISLRVQAELDSSLPALSAAIRALKCATDSRDSDEILRAVASVLQLVEEAWLLPTIGRQVADEICNKIRLDGGLELILQLIQAPDIEITYAAARVLEQILVAENRDYMARMGLGVILNLSRQQRDPQLVHSVSGILEHMFKHSEETSCQLIDNGALDALLFWCRGKDSRVLRHCAVALANCAMYGGHSCQRLMIEKQAAEWLFPLAFSEEDKLIRFHACLAVALLAANRELEKEVVRSGTLELVEPFISSLDPDEFAQALQDSADCMQGRTAADLQHLLPLLDGTRAEGKCIAAFYLCVESSIKSHQGNTKIFHEIGAVQSLKRIVMYSGNGTARRLATRALAMMSEEVPRRVLPSVANWKSGEVQKWLKQIGFSAYCERFQELQVDGDLLLNITDHDLCHDLGMSQCLARKRFIRELRVLKTYADYSMCDPNNLADWLAIVDPTFRQYTYGLVQSRVDRQNLLQITDQQLESDCHVANGIHRAKILSATRRFSKPSLVDSGPDGPDVFISYRRTTGSQLASLLKVHLQVRGFSVFIDVEKLEAGKFEEKLVQSVQRARNFILVLSANALDKCMGDDAMKDWVHKEIVMALNSQKNIVPVIDSFVFPEPGTLPADMRPILNFNGIQWSHEYQEATIEKILRFLKRPTSHDQVDCQESAQESPRP, from the exons ATGCTCCTTTCACTTGTCGTGCACCTTCGCGAGCTGTACAGTTATTTCGCGATGTTCAGCTGTCACAGAGTGACGGAGTACCTCCATTGGCTCCGGCCCGGGGGTACTGGCTCTGGCTCCAAAACGCCGTCCGGCATTTCCCTCAGGGTTCAGGCGGAGCTGGACAGCTCCTTGCCGGCGCTCAGCGCAGCGATCAGAGCCCTGAAGTGTGCTACTGACTCCCGGGACAGTGACGAGATCTTGCGCGCCGTAGCCAGTGTCCTCCAGCTGGTAGAAGAAGCATGGCTCCTGCCCACCATCGGACGGCAGGTCGCCGATGAAATCTGTAATAAAATCCGCCTTGATGGAGGCTTGGAGCTCATTCTGCAGCTGATTCAGGCACCGGATATAGAAATCACGTACGCAGCTGCCCGGGTGCTTGAGCAAATACTGGTTGCAGAGAACAG GGACTACATGGCTAGGATGGGCCTCGGGGTGATCCTGAACCTGAGCCGCCAGCAGAGGGACCCTCAGCTGGTTCACAGTGTGTCTGGCATCCTGGAGCACATGTTCAAGCACTCGGAGGAGACATCCTGCCAGCTCATCGATAACGGGGCACTGGACGCCTTGCTGTTTTGGTGCCGGGGCAAGGATTCCCGGGTTCTGCGTCACTGCGCTGTGGCACTGGCTAATTGCGCCATGTACGGTGGGCACAGCTGTCAGCGTCTGATGATCGAGAAGCAAGCAGCCGAGTGGCTTTTCCCACTGGCGTTCTCTGAGGAGGACAAGCTGATCCGTTTCCATGCCTGCCTGGCTGTGGCCCTCCTGGCAGCTAACCGGGAACTGGAGAAGGAGGTGGTGCGCTCAGGGACACTGGAGCTTGTAGAGCCCTTCATCTCATCACTGGACCCTGATGAATTTGCCCAggccctgcaggacagtgctGACTGCATGCAGGGCCGTACCGCTGCTGACCTGCAGCacctgctccccctgctggacgGAACGCGAGCTGAGGGGAAGTGCATCGCAGCCTTCTACCTCTGCGTGGAAAGCAGTATTAAGTCGCATCAGGGCAATACCAAG ATATTCCATGAGATTGGCGCGGTGCAGAGCCTGAAGCGCATTGTCATGTACTCGGGAAACGGCACTGCCAGGCGCCTGGCCACACGGGCACTCGCCATGATGTCTGAGGAGGTCCCACGCCGCGTTCTTCCCTCCGTGGCCAACTGGAAGAGCGGTGAAGTGCAGAAGTGGCTGAAGCAGATCGGCTTCAGCGCCTACTGCGAGCGCTTCCAG GAACTCCAAGTGGATGGAGACCTGCTACTTAACATCACGGATCATGATCTCTGCCACGACCTGGGCATGTCACAATGCTTGGCTCGCAAGAG GTTCATCAGAGAACTTCGAGTCCTGAAAACCTATGCCGACTACTCGATGTGTGACCCCAACAACCTGGCGGACTGGCTGGCCATCGTGGACCCGACTTTCCGGCAGTACACCTATGGTCTGGTCCAGTCCAGGGTGGACCGCCAGAACTTGCTCCAGATCACAGACCAGCAGCTTGAGTCTGATTGCCATGTAGCAAACGGCATCCACCGGGCCAAGATTTTATCTGCGACTAGGCGCTTCTCCAAGCCAAGTCTTGTCGATTCTGGGCCGGATGGCCCGGATGTCTTCATCAGTTACAGGAGGACCACTGGCTCCCAACTGGCCAG CCTGCTGAAGGTACACCTGCAGGTGCGAGGCTTCAGTGTTTTCATTGATGTGGAGAAACTGGAGGCGGGGAAGTTTGAGGAGAAGCTGGTCCAGAGCGTCCAGCGAGCAAGGAACTTCATCCTGGTGCTATCGGCCAATGCGTTGGACAAGTGTATGGGGGATGATGCCATGAAGGACTGGGTGCACAAG GAAATAGTCATGGCATTGAACAGCCAGAAAAATATTGTTCCCGTCATCGACAGCTTCGTGTTTCCTGAGCCTGGCACTTTGCCAGCTGACATGAGGCCCATTCTCAACTTCAATGGCATTCA GTGGTCTCATGAATATCAGGAGGCGACCATCGAGAAAATCCTACGCTTCCTGAAGAGACCCACAAGCCATGACCAGGTGGATTGCCAGGAGAGCGCTCAGGAATCACCAAGGCCTTAG